One genomic window of Arvicola amphibius chromosome 4, mArvAmp1.2, whole genome shotgun sequence includes the following:
- the LOC119811272 gene encoding solute carrier family 22 member 5 isoform X2 produces MRDYDEVTAFLGDWGPFQRLIFFLLSASIIPNGFNGMSIVFLAGTPEHRCLVPDTVNLSSAWRNHSIPLETKDGRQVPQKCRRYQLAAMVNFSALGLEPGLDVDLEQLEQESCLDGWEYSKDIFLSTIVTEWDLVCNDDWKGPLTTSLFFVGVLLGSFISGQLSDRFGRKNVLFLTMAMQTGFSFLQVFSVNFEMFTVLFVLVGMGQISNYVAAFVLGTEILSKSIRIIFATLGVCIFYAFGYMVLPLFAYFIRDWRMLLLALTVPGVLCGLLWWCIPESPRWLVSQGRIKEAEVIIRKAAKINGIVAPSPIFDPDELQDLNTKTPQSHHIYDLIRTRNIRILTIMSIILWLTISVGYFGLSLDTPNLHGNIYMNSFLSAAVEVPAYVLAWLLLQYLPRRYSISAALFLGGGVLLFMQLVPSELFYLSTALVMVGKFGITSAYSMVYVYTAELYPTVVRNMGVGVSSTASRLGSILSPYFVYLAALEL; encoded by the exons ATGCGAGACTACGACGAGGTGACCGCCTTCCTGGGAGACTGGGGACCCTTCCAAcgcctcatcttcttcctcctcagcgCCAGCATCATCCCCAATGGCTTCAATGGGATGTCAATCGTGTTCCTGGCGGGGACCCCGGAGCACCGTTGCCTGGTGCCTGACACCGTGAACTTGAGCAGCGCGTGGCGCAACCACAGCATCCCGTTGGAGACGAAGGACGGACGACAGGTGCCCCAGAAATGTCGCCGCTACCAACTGGCTGCCATGGTCAACTTCTCCGCGCTAGGACTGGAGCCGGGACTGGACGTGGACCTGGAGCAGCTGGAGCAGGAGAGTTGCCTGGATGGCTGGGAGTACAGCAAGGACATCTTCCTGTCTACCATCGTGACCGAG TGGGACCTGGTGTGTAACGATGACTGGAAAGGCCCTCTCACCACCTCCTTGTTTTTCGTGGGTGTGCTCTTAGGCTCCTTCATTTcaggacagctctcagacag gtTTGGTCGGAAGAATGTGCTGTTTTTGACCATGGCCATGCAGACTGGCTTCAGCTTCctgcaggttttctctgtgaacTTCGAGATGTTTACTGTGCTCTTTGTCCTTGTTGGCATGGGACAGATCTCCAACTACGTGGCAGCATTTGTCCTGG GAACAGAAATTCTCTCCAAGTCAATTCGAATTATATTCGCCACATTAGGAGTGTGCATATTTTATGCATTTGGCTACATGGTGCTGCCTCTTTTTGCATACTTCATCAGAGACTGGCGGATGCTGCTGCTGGCACTCACTGTGCCAGGGGTGTTGTGTGGTCTTCTCTGGTG GTGTATTCCTGAGTCCCCCCGATGGCTCGTCTCTCAAGGCCGAATTAAAGAGGCAGAGGTGATCATCCGCAAAGCTGCCAAAATCAATGGAATTGTTGCACCTTCCCCTATCTTTGATCCAGATGAG TTACAAGACCTAAATACCAAGACACCTCAGTCACACCACATTTATGATCTGATCCGAACCCGGAATATCAGGATCCTCACCATCATGTCCATAATCCTGTG GCTGACCATATCAGTGGGCTATTTCGGACTTTCTCTTGACACTCCGAACTTGCATGGAAACATCTATATGAACAGCTTCCTTTCGGCGGCTGTTGAAGTCCCAGCCTATGTGTTGGCCTGGCTGTTGCTGCAGTACTTGCCCCGGAGATATTCcatctctgctgccctcttcctGGGTGGCGGTGTACTTCTCTTCATGCAGCTGGTGCCCTCAG aattgttttatttgtctACTGCCCTGGTGATGGTGGGCAAGTTTGGAATCACCTCTGCCTATTCCATGGTCTACGTGTATACAGCTGAGCTGTACCCCACTGTGGTCAGAAACATGGGTGTGGGGGTCAGCTCCACAGCATCCCGCCTTGGCAGCATCCTGTCTCCCTACTTTGTTTACCTTG CAGCCCTTGAACTTTAG
- the LOC119811272 gene encoding solute carrier family 22 member 5 isoform X1: MRDYDEVTAFLGDWGPFQRLIFFLLSASIIPNGFNGMSIVFLAGTPEHRCLVPDTVNLSSAWRNHSIPLETKDGRQVPQKCRRYQLAAMVNFSALGLEPGLDVDLEQLEQESCLDGWEYSKDIFLSTIVTEWDLVCNDDWKGPLTTSLFFVGVLLGSFISGQLSDRFGRKNVLFLTMAMQTGFSFLQVFSVNFEMFTVLFVLVGMGQISNYVAAFVLGTEILSKSIRIIFATLGVCIFYAFGYMVLPLFAYFIRDWRMLLLALTVPGVLCGLLWWCIPESPRWLVSQGRIKEAEVIIRKAAKINGIVAPSPIFDPDELQDLNTKTPQSHHIYDLIRTRNIRILTIMSIILWLTISVGYFGLSLDTPNLHGNIYMNSFLSAAVEVPAYVLAWLLLQYLPRRYSISAALFLGGGVLLFMQLVPSELFYLSTALVMVGKFGITSAYSMVYVYTAELYPTVVRNMGVGVSSTASRLGSILSPYFVYLGAYDRFLPYILMGSLTILTAILTLFFPESFGVPLPDTIDQMLRVKGIKQWQAQSQTRMLKDGEESPTVLKSTAF, encoded by the exons ATGCGAGACTACGACGAGGTGACCGCCTTCCTGGGAGACTGGGGACCCTTCCAAcgcctcatcttcttcctcctcagcgCCAGCATCATCCCCAATGGCTTCAATGGGATGTCAATCGTGTTCCTGGCGGGGACCCCGGAGCACCGTTGCCTGGTGCCTGACACCGTGAACTTGAGCAGCGCGTGGCGCAACCACAGCATCCCGTTGGAGACGAAGGACGGACGACAGGTGCCCCAGAAATGTCGCCGCTACCAACTGGCTGCCATGGTCAACTTCTCCGCGCTAGGACTGGAGCCGGGACTGGACGTGGACCTGGAGCAGCTGGAGCAGGAGAGTTGCCTGGATGGCTGGGAGTACAGCAAGGACATCTTCCTGTCTACCATCGTGACCGAG TGGGACCTGGTGTGTAACGATGACTGGAAAGGCCCTCTCACCACCTCCTTGTTTTTCGTGGGTGTGCTCTTAGGCTCCTTCATTTcaggacagctctcagacag gtTTGGTCGGAAGAATGTGCTGTTTTTGACCATGGCCATGCAGACTGGCTTCAGCTTCctgcaggttttctctgtgaacTTCGAGATGTTTACTGTGCTCTTTGTCCTTGTTGGCATGGGACAGATCTCCAACTACGTGGCAGCATTTGTCCTGG GAACAGAAATTCTCTCCAAGTCAATTCGAATTATATTCGCCACATTAGGAGTGTGCATATTTTATGCATTTGGCTACATGGTGCTGCCTCTTTTTGCATACTTCATCAGAGACTGGCGGATGCTGCTGCTGGCACTCACTGTGCCAGGGGTGTTGTGTGGTCTTCTCTGGTG GTGTATTCCTGAGTCCCCCCGATGGCTCGTCTCTCAAGGCCGAATTAAAGAGGCAGAGGTGATCATCCGCAAAGCTGCCAAAATCAATGGAATTGTTGCACCTTCCCCTATCTTTGATCCAGATGAG TTACAAGACCTAAATACCAAGACACCTCAGTCACACCACATTTATGATCTGATCCGAACCCGGAATATCAGGATCCTCACCATCATGTCCATAATCCTGTG GCTGACCATATCAGTGGGCTATTTCGGACTTTCTCTTGACACTCCGAACTTGCATGGAAACATCTATATGAACAGCTTCCTTTCGGCGGCTGTTGAAGTCCCAGCCTATGTGTTGGCCTGGCTGTTGCTGCAGTACTTGCCCCGGAGATATTCcatctctgctgccctcttcctGGGTGGCGGTGTACTTCTCTTCATGCAGCTGGTGCCCTCAG aattgttttatttgtctACTGCCCTGGTGATGGTGGGCAAGTTTGGAATCACCTCTGCCTATTCCATGGTCTACGTGTATACAGCTGAGCTGTACCCCACTGTGGTCAGAAACATGGGTGTGGGGGTCAGCTCCACAGCATCCCGCCTTGGCAGCATCCTGTCTCCCTACTTTGTTTACCTTG GTGCCTATGACCGCTTCCTCCCTTACATCCTTATGGGAAGTCTGACCATCCTCACAGCTATCCTCACCTTGTTCTTCCCAGAGAGCTTTGGTGTCCCTCTCCCAGATACCATCGACCAGATGCTAAGGGTCAAAGG AATAAAACAATGGCAAGCCCAAAGCCAGACAAGGATGCTAAAAGATGGTGAAGAAAGTCCAACAGTCCTAAAAAGCACAGCCTTTTAA